A portion of the Polaribacter cellanae genome contains these proteins:
- a CDS encoding tyrosine-type recombinase/integrase, which translates to MKQLKLQNTSYKVLLQSFTEWLDILGYAESTLYNLPNHIKEFFYWLEKKNINTLENIHTETIKDYYQHLQLRPNETRGGSLSKAYLNKHQQALKKFREYLQKHNYKGFRIHLKTEKDSNQKQVDILTQEEIKELFTTTNYSHQRDSFKLRDKALLVVFYSCGLRRNEVVHLDVSDVFFDKERIYVRKGKNYKERFIPINSYNIRILEDYIFEARPALNIYNSTEALFISQQGKRMQGQSMLNRLKEVIRKTENKELQEKQITLHTLRHSIATHLLQKEVHIEIISKFLGHSSLESTQIYTHLVKQL; encoded by the coding sequence ATGAAACAATTAAAACTACAAAATACAAGCTACAAAGTATTATTACAATCATTTACAGAATGGTTAGACATCTTGGGTTATGCAGAAAGTACGCTTTACAACTTGCCAAATCATATCAAAGAATTTTTTTATTGGTTAGAGAAAAAGAATATAAATACATTAGAAAACATCCATACAGAAACTATAAAAGACTACTATCAACACTTACAATTACGTCCCAATGAAACCAGAGGAGGCAGTTTAAGTAAAGCCTATTTAAACAAGCATCAACAAGCATTAAAGAAGTTTAGAGAATATTTACAAAAGCACAATTACAAAGGGTTTAGAATCCACTTAAAAACAGAGAAAGACAGCAACCAAAAGCAAGTAGATATTTTAACACAAGAAGAAATTAAAGAACTATTTACAACCACAAATTACAGTCATCAAAGAGATAGTTTTAAGTTAAGAGATAAAGCATTATTAGTGGTTTTTTATAGTTGTGGTTTACGAAGAAATGAAGTCGTTCATTTAGATGTTAGTGATGTATTTTTTGATAAAGAAAGAATCTATGTACGAAAAGGAAAAAATTACAAAGAACGTTTTATTCCAATCAACAGTTATAATATTAGAATACTCGAAGATTATATTTTTGAAGCAAGACCAGCACTCAATATTTACAACAGTACAGAAGCATTATTTATCAGTCAACAAGGAAAGCGAATGCAAGGACAAAGTATGCTCAATAGATTAAAAGAAGTCATTAGAAAAACAGAAAATAAAGAGCTACAAGAAAAACAAATTACACTTCACACACTAAGACATAGTATAGCAACACACTTATTACAGAAAGAAGTACATATAGAAATCATCAGTAAGTTTTTAGGACATAGTTCATTAGAAAGTACACAAATCTACACACATCTAGTCAAGCAATTATAA
- a CDS encoding RHS repeat-associated core domain-containing protein has product MKHRGYNNVTSSNGNSVAQKKLFNGKELQDELGLDWYDYGARNYDASLGRWMNIDPLADHPKQLHASPFAYTNNNPVLYIDPDGKLWIDNGDGTYTAEKGDSASTLHTQHLEEKGYTFEETNAMVEQQYSENRVEDGIEKSNIDPGDVVHEGKQVKSSTGLGDYYDTKDTGSDNNETPIVDKLPNPDAKDPKKAALIEIATMAMEQLNPINKIIKGALGKGGGSTRINRSSTRTTSSGTSTNANTSNTRTVNVKGHYRTLKSGKKVWVKPHTRTIKNKD; this is encoded by the coding sequence TTGAAACATCGCGGATACAACAATGTAACTTCTTCCAATGGAAATAGCGTTGCGCAGAAGAAACTTTTTAACGGAAAAGAGTTACAAGATGAATTAGGATTAGATTGGTATGATTATGGAGCTAGGAATTATGATGCGAGTTTAGGAAGATGGATGAATATTGATCCATTAGCAGACCACCCAAAACAATTACACGCTTCACCATTTGCTTATACTAATAATAATCCTGTTTTATACATTGACCCTGATGGTAAACTTTGGATTGATAATGGAGATGGGACGTATACGGCTGAAAAAGGAGATAGTGCTTCCACGCTACATACTCAACATTTAGAGGAAAAGGGCTATACATTTGAAGAAACAAATGCAATGGTTGAACAGCAGTATAGTGAAAACCGAGTAGAAGATGGAATAGAAAAATCTAATATAGACCCAGGTGATGTTGTACACGAAGGAAAACAGGTAAAAAGTTCGACTGGATTAGGTGACTACTATGATACAAAGGACACAGGGTCAGATAATAATGAAACACCTATAGTTGATAAACTTCCAAACCCAGATGCAAAAGACCCCAAGAAAGCTGCTTTAATTGAAATAGCTACAATGGCAATGGAGCAACTTAACCCTATAAATAAAATTATTAAGGGAGCATTAGGTAAAGGTGGTGGAAGTACAAGAATAAATAGAAGTAGCACAAGGACAACAAGTAGTGGAACTTCTACCAATGCAAACACAAGTAATACAAGAACAGTAAATGTAAAAGGTCATTATAGAACATTAAAGAGTGGTAAAAAAGTTTGGGTTAAGCCCCATACACGAACTATTAAAAATAAAGATTAA
- a CDS encoding tyrosine-type recombinase/integrase, protein MNYQEHLQKEAYSITTVASYLVEIKKFKIWCKKRDQQPTTINYKQLLKYTKYLTRKGNSKKTVNHKLAILKSYFNYLIKEHYRLDNPAESITIKGVKRKLYYNLLEAEELEDLYYSFSTENIKDPYHRLTAKRNKIIVGLMIYQGLNTNALIRLELEHIEIYKGKVHVPKTARSNTRELELKSWQVIELLEYIKEVREEIKERKHIESERLFIPNNARLGNTILAIIKKLKKYNQKVENVHQIRASVITNWTKQYNLRKTQYLAGHRYISSTEKYLTDDLENMQEVINLYHPIS, encoded by the coding sequence ATGAACTATCAAGAACACTTACAAAAAGAAGCATACAGCATTACAACAGTAGCCAGTTATTTAGTAGAAATCAAAAAGTTCAAAATATGGTGCAAAAAAAGAGACCAACAACCAACAACCATCAACTACAAACAATTATTAAAATACACAAAATACCTAACCAGAAAAGGAAATAGCAAAAAGACAGTCAATCATAAATTAGCCATCCTAAAGAGTTATTTTAATTACTTAATCAAAGAACACTACAGACTAGATAATCCAGCAGAAAGCATCACTATAAAAGGAGTAAAAAGAAAATTATACTACAATCTATTAGAAGCAGAAGAATTAGAAGATCTCTATTACAGTTTTAGCACAGAAAACATCAAAGACCCCTATCACAGATTAACAGCAAAAAGAAATAAAATTATTGTTGGCTTAATGATATATCAAGGATTAAACACAAACGCATTAATCAGATTAGAATTAGAACACATAGAAATTTACAAAGGAAAAGTTCACGTTCCAAAAACAGCAAGAAGCAATACAAGAGAATTAGAGTTAAAGTCGTGGCAAGTTATAGAGCTATTGGAATACATCAAAGAAGTTCGAGAAGAAATCAAGGAACGAAAGCATATAGAAAGTGAACGACTCTTTATACCCAACAATGCACGATTAGGAAACACCATTTTAGCTATTATTAAAAAGCTAAAAAAGTACAATCAGAAAGTAGAAAATGTGCATCAAATAAGAGCATCAGTCATTACGAATTGGACAAAGCAATACAACTTAAGAAAAACACAATATCTAGCAGGACATCGTTATATAAGTTCTACCGAAAAATATTTGACTGACGATTTAGAAAATATGCAAGAAGTGATTAATCTGTATCATCCAATCAGTTGA
- a CDS encoding DUF2927 domain-containing protein: MFKSNKNKKFLLISIILIAVISSFLLFIRKVNYIPTPYEKELIDYFKEIALQSEYDNNPEKIIKWKESMLLYVVKEKEFKPQISVIKKVIDNINRLTTDGFKIILTDNYAKSNSILYLCNREQVYKSNKDFYEMLTKDIDYDIAGLAYTEFSTKTHTIDKALIFINSEYSFDIQEATILEEITQSLGLAFDSKLYTNSVFYKEKSKQKVRVKKYSQLDKDIVRLLYHPKMKPGLDSIEVERVIKKILKLEKIKLDG, from the coding sequence ATGTTCAAATCAAATAAGAATAAAAAATTTCTTTTAATATCAATTATTTTGATTGCAGTCATATCTTCTTTTTTGTTATTCATTAGAAAAGTCAATTATATCCCAACACCATATGAAAAAGAACTAATTGATTATTTTAAGGAAATTGCCCTACAGTCAGAATATGACAATAATCCCGAGAAAATAATTAAATGGAAGGAATCAATGCTACTTTATGTAGTAAAAGAAAAAGAGTTTAAGCCTCAAATATCTGTCATAAAAAAAGTTATTGATAATATTAATCGATTAACAACAGATGGATTTAAAATAATATTAACCGATAATTATGCAAAAAGTAATTCTATACTTTATTTGTGTAACAGAGAGCAAGTTTATAAATCAAACAAAGATTTCTATGAAATGCTTACTAAAGATATAGATTATGATATTGCAGGTCTTGCATATACAGAGTTTTCAACAAAAACACATACTATAGATAAAGCTTTAATTTTTATAAACTCTGAATATTCTTTTGATATTCAAGAGGCTACTATATTAGAAGAAATAACTCAAAGTTTAGGTTTAGCGTTTGATTCTAAATTATATACAAATAGTGTTTTTTACAAAGAAAAATCTAAACAAAAAGTCCGAGTAAAGAAATATTCTCAATTGGACAAAGATATTGTTAGGCTCTTATATCATCCAAAAATGAAACCTGGGTTAGATTCTATTGAAGTAGAAAGAGTAATTAAAAAAATTTTAAAGCTAGAAAAAATTAAACTTGATGGGTGA
- a CDS encoding helix-turn-helix domain-containing protein, whose amino-acid sequence MSFSKRLSELRKQHKFSQSELATKVGIHNNVLGRYERGEANPSIEVATKLSDVLGVSLDYLVGKTDLLLDDTIVDKILTIQQLPTEDKEHILFAIDALLRDAKARATYS is encoded by the coding sequence ATGAGTTTTTCTAAAAGATTGTCGGAGTTACGTAAACAGCATAAGTTCTCGCAAAGTGAGTTAGCCACTAAAGTGGGTATTCACAACAATGTATTAGGACGTTATGAACGTGGAGAAGCTAACCCATCTATTGAGGTAGCCACTAAACTTTCTGACGTTTTAGGTGTTTCTTTAGATTATTTGGTAGGGAAAACAGACTTACTTTTGGATGATACTATTGTAGATAAAATTCTAACCATACAACAGCTTCCTACTGAAGATAAAGAACATATTCTTTTTGCTATTGATGCGCTTTTAAGAGATGCTAAAGCTAGAGCTACTTATTCGTAA